CTTATCGAGCATTAGGGTTTTTCAAATAGTTGGATATATTCAAAGTAATTGCTCAAAATTTGTGATGGATATGAATCCTCGATGGTTAGTTGGTGTTTATGGTTGTTGAATATAGTATTATATGATCGCAGCAGCGTCGCGTCGTTAATGGAAGACGCAGAAGATAAGGCAGCGATAAAGATGAGGGTCGATAACATGGTCATCGACGATAATTATGAAATGGAAAGGATCCCAGAGAAGAAGAGAGTGTTCAACGATTACGGAGAGATGAAAATAGGTAACGAATTCAAGTTCAAGAAAGGCGAGAAAATCCACTGCTGCAACAAGAGCGATGGCAAGGGCTGGCATTGCAAGAATGAGCCGAGAGATGGTCACTCTATGTGCGACCATCACTTGCTCAAATCCTATGCCAGCAACGATAATGTTACTTGCTGTCTTGGTCTCCCTACTAGTCCGTCAAGCAAGAAACAAGAAAAGGCTATGACTGGGGGTCGCCGGGGCCGGACAAAAGCATCCAAGAAAGGGCCATCATCAAGCTCGAATCCTTATGAATTTTACTATTATTCTGGGTTTGGGCCACTATGGGGGAAGAGGAGAGGGGAAGGGAACAAAAGCGGGGTTAGAGAATCTGAGATTGACGGCATTAACATTGCTACTATGTCCTCGCCTCAAAATACGACGCCGTCTTCTACTCCTCGAATTGAAAATCGCGAAGAGTTCGATTATGTGGATGATTACGACGACGACGAGGATAGCGAAAATGGTGATAGCGGGAAGAAGAGGATGCGAAAACCAGTGAAGGCAAGATCCTTGAAGTCCCTCATGTAAACAATAAAAGAGGGTTTTGGGGGCCAAGGGAAATTCAGCTGCttcttgtttttattatttctgtGTTTATTATGCGTTGTTGTTGtcggttttttttttaagctgCTTGTGATAATTTTGGTGCATAGTTTGTTGTGTTGTGTGGCGAGTGAGATTAGAAATTCTCTGTAACATGACAGTAGGAGTAAGTATAGCGTGTGAGCCGAGCAGACTTTAAGATTGTATTATTAGTCAACCCCTTAGAGATGGAGGGTAGTATCGTAATTGACTTTTCTTGTATTTTTATCTTCCGACGGGTTGCGTAGATCCTTTAGGTCCGCATTCTGTAGTGACGTG
The Manihot esculenta cultivar AM560-2 chromosome 1, M.esculenta_v8, whole genome shotgun sequence genome window above contains:
- the LOC110621411 gene encoding uncharacterized protein LOC110621411 isoform X1, whose translation is MRIRKNANISSLMFSHASGPEALQTHVCQLNQSPWDVIPFAQETYPSSLHQFEGEDSFNGNGSLGDSIGAVESSVASLMEDAEDKAAIKMRVDNMVIDDNYEMERIPEKKRVFNDYGEMKIGNEFKFKKGEKIHCCNKSDGKGWHCKNEPRDGHSMCDHHLLKSYASNDNVTCCLGLPTSPSSKKQEKAMTGGRRGRTKASKKGPSSSSNPYEFYYYSGFGPLWGKRRGEGNKSGVRESEIDGINIATMSSPQNTTPSSTPRIENREEFDYVDDYDDDEDSENGDSGKKRMRKPVKARSLKSLM
- the LOC110621411 gene encoding uncharacterized protein LOC110621411 isoform X2 translates to MRIRKNANISSLMFSHASGPEALQTHVCQLNQSPWDVIPFAQETYPSSLHQFEGEDSFNGNGSLGDSIGAVESVASLMEDAEDKAAIKMRVDNMVIDDNYEMERIPEKKRVFNDYGEMKIGNEFKFKKGEKIHCCNKSDGKGWHCKNEPRDGHSMCDHHLLKSYASNDNVTCCLGLPTSPSSKKQEKAMTGGRRGRTKASKKGPSSSSNPYEFYYYSGFGPLWGKRRGEGNKSGVRESEIDGINIATMSSPQNTTPSSTPRIENREEFDYVDDYDDDEDSENGDSGKKRMRKPVKARSLKSLM